The following coding sequences lie in one Bacteroidota bacterium genomic window:
- a CDS encoding DUF4623 domain-containing protein produces MSNRFTFLRLLPALLFAWLLVGSNVVLAQEPPGSTCENPLIVDPVAAPLVGFQINSEPYGNNYSSTMVVPNTSYLNGNDVVFQFTLSSPCFINASIQGSWTGLIFVGSCPNAANPVPRLAFAGGSTGATVPQFSLDPGTYFMIASTWPAPQFTDMTINFSATPIPQDANLVTNVSSLNVGWAVPGFDTQSKTFTITNNGLAEASINPAAVSFTGTGASQFSVEWPTTTAPASITPVTTLLDATQASGNLPAIIDNAGNNRGAGFNGQYVFVASRQNGNHVYYWDINNPGAPQELNLTGVSGGTFTLSDLAVVGNHIFVSNMVFAGGEFKVYYWNGLTAQPTVLLSYPNAPARLGDAFTVVGDPAGNAFLIASGHGTKDFYVWEIVNGQIPNTTPVVYNFPTITNANFGRVVGIPGSNYFIASGSGFGVLLLDPQMNILAEIPAAWFPYWSMYPMVFYSSGQRYLAYHHVQTGAGGNQNVFYVLDLSGPDLVTAFNNLAAGVFADKVVHSVNLGNVANGNASVGLDNVPDAQGNPVFMAYSAGNGFIVQKFTNVEPVVIPFGQSRTVKVNFNPSATGLAEAVLNIPYNNAKGLLELPVQGTGYDPMSAFSQNFDEVNPIPAGWMPDGWSGLVQSTAATAVVDVRNVGSPISPPNHVRLFYATDLNANVLLISPVVTNLAQSWVRFAAKMSVSTHTGNVQVGYTTSRTNPADFVPVQTVGVTGTYANYNVSFVGGSFPDNAYIAFRFVPEVASRTLYLDDIIYEEVPTQPVLGADKDQVNFGNNVFIYETANNTLTISNTGAGTLTINQGGVSITGADAAAFNIVYPDGMTWPIALTTGQTFVFNLQFTPAEARPYAANLVIQANTAQGTHTIPLLGTGYDATVQPGFLYDFVGQWPPQDWRKFEGLFGTQPIVPSTANIWVHKKFGNNASLPANNSANINLYSTSRRHWLMSPPINLGDGRTTYQLEFDLALTEWNQTTPATLGPSHKFAVVISTDGGLTWSTDNVLQWWDQSTPISNTGDHIVISLSGYSGRVMLGFYGEATVSGGDVDLFFTNVTVVPSAVNPFAPPQNLTATTAPNSVTLNWDAPAVNTNALNPETYLPAINGNAAPVVVGSGYDAAVSVAAGASAELMQTGGAANLLPGGYKANSTRTGRTLLHDNGPFINSPGTGPGGSDESILQNSTLGMNTLGAGIQYASGNRMADDVVVPETWNVESITVYAYQTGSTTTSTMTGGYIQVWDGDPTQGGQIIWGDMTTNRMTATGWTNTYRRSETTPGTTRPIMYLVLETPGLTLEPGTYWIDYSLAGSLASGPWAPPITINGQAVTGNAKQFLGSSQTWQDFLDTGTGTPAQGLPFLIEGTAGGGGGSNLAGYNIYRDGTLIGNVAANTTTYTDAPVAAGTYTYGVTAVYGEPNPGESEPVTTTVTVSGPSGAIIAVSPESISNTLEPNQTGTQMLTISNTGGELLEFTITVTTNTRGTTAVETPREGYSLPMGSDRMNPTDAAIPAEPVIKPLETLVYRSLTQGFEDITLLPGLGWALTNNSSPLGTTSWFQGNATVFPAQAGPETSYIGANYNNTGSIGTISNWLITPVLELENGATVTFWTRTPANSTWADRLELRMSTAGSSTNVGSTATSVGDFTTVLLTVNPDLVPTGYPQVWTEYTATISGLSAPVSGRLAFRYYVTDAGANGTNSNYIGIDSFVYSGQGGGGGGGDTWLTATPLTGTVPAGGNTMVEVGFNSANLALGTYTGNLNIASNATNQPSLDVPVTLNVAGPSYALPFEEDWASGSFATNGWSFDPTQGNWRIITSAGNPAPSAEFYWSPSTQNYSHALVSRDLDATANSTVIFDFDIFLDNYNTSTLEEMKVYVWDGASWVLIDTFSNQGDDFPWTSKSYNITAHAAGKITRVKFEATGANSFNLNWWRIDNIKVYQPATVDLAALAVVGNVTPTVGTASTYTVQVKNNGGATQSNYTVKLRVNGTEVASVAGPAVEPAQIVDVPLTWTPATEGAFALTGEVIVAGDENPANNITPPLNVLVQPSGIVAITIGGQTTLPTYRIPFDFYWKNSLAQTLFYPDEMDNTAGAITGINLFNNFATNLPGKEVKIWMGTTTQPDLSDGWVDPSTLTLVFDGTVDFPIGANTIFIPFNQPYIYTGGNLVLYTYRVWEDQYFNSNDKFYVTETPNKPNRTRHVQADATVYDPTNPPAPAATQLKNGHPDITLFFNTSGLGALQGVVSNPQGAPVEGVKVQIVGTSSITYTNAQGQYNFPYVIAGQINVEFSKLGYITQTQPATITADQTTTLNVTLQPMPQVTVSGFVAGNDAPTVGLAGAAVVLEGYQNYNATTGANGQFSIAGVYANQTYTIKVTKDGYQPYQSTVQVGGTNLTLPNIILTEIILSPKNLTATISPTNPNLVQLQWNMIQEVEFRYDDGVSTGQLGFQSGTTNGVIGAKHPQSATLSELSWYLTSEGGPHASIVIRVFGLDAQGMPNSANVLYEATVTNVDNQWNTHTLPQPIVAQGGFFIGVAYNGFVGIATDDGVGEPWVFQDGTHYYNSNYTSGTWSTFESLGADFRKNCLIRAKGAPGAVNSYAITPPIINGEPMSYIPGKKVETGEPAWSNNESKALQYFKVYKNGQLLASNITQMEYSYMEMQLGQHCYHVTAVYGSGESGPSNEACVNILVGVDEQLEAATSLYPNPASEAFSIRSLPMQRVTITNAVGVVVSDAMLSGETMLKVHTESWKAGVYLIQIHTDKGTITKRLVVVR; encoded by the coding sequence ATGTCAAACAGATTTACGTTTCTGCGTCTGCTTCCGGCTTTGCTGTTCGCATGGCTGTTGGTCGGAAGTAATGTGGTTCTGGCTCAGGAGCCTCCGGGTTCAACCTGTGAGAATCCGCTGATTGTGGACCCTGTGGCTGCGCCATTGGTAGGTTTTCAGATCAATTCTGAGCCTTACGGAAACAACTACAGCTCCACGATGGTAGTTCCGAACACGAGCTATCTCAATGGAAATGATGTAGTTTTCCAGTTTACCCTGTCAAGTCCGTGTTTCATCAATGCCTCCATTCAAGGCTCGTGGACAGGGCTGATTTTTGTGGGTTCGTGTCCGAATGCCGCCAATCCTGTTCCTCGTTTGGCGTTTGCTGGGGGATCGACAGGCGCCACTGTGCCTCAGTTTTCATTGGATCCTGGCACCTATTTTATGATTGCCAGCACCTGGCCGGCTCCACAATTCACCGATATGACCATCAATTTCTCTGCTACCCCCATTCCTCAGGACGCTAATCTAGTGACGAATGTCAGTAGCCTGAATGTGGGTTGGGCAGTGCCTGGCTTTGATACCCAGAGCAAGACATTCACCATCACCAACAACGGTCTTGCAGAAGCTTCCATCAACCCTGCAGCTGTCAGCTTCACCGGTACAGGTGCTTCGCAGTTCTCGGTTGAGTGGCCAACCACAACTGCTCCGGCCTCCATCACACCCGTAACTACCCTCCTTGATGCCACTCAGGCTTCGGGTAACCTGCCGGCTATCATAGACAATGCAGGCAATAACCGTGGTGCGGGATTCAACGGACAATACGTCTTTGTGGCTTCGCGACAGAACGGAAACCATGTGTATTATTGGGATATCAATAACCCGGGTGCTCCCCAGGAGCTCAACCTCACCGGTGTTTCCGGCGGTACGTTTACCCTTTCAGATCTTGCCGTAGTTGGAAACCATATTTTTGTTTCCAACATGGTTTTTGCCGGCGGTGAGTTTAAGGTGTACTATTGGAATGGTCTAACTGCCCAGCCCACGGTGTTGCTCAGCTATCCCAATGCGCCCGCACGCCTGGGCGATGCTTTCACCGTTGTGGGCGACCCGGCAGGCAATGCTTTCCTGATTGCCAGCGGACATGGCACCAAAGACTTTTATGTCTGGGAGATTGTCAACGGCCAGATTCCAAATACTACGCCCGTCGTTTACAACTTCCCGACCATTACCAATGCCAACTTTGGCCGTGTGGTCGGGATTCCCGGATCGAATTACTTTATTGCATCAGGTTCTGGCTTCGGAGTGCTGCTGCTTGATCCGCAGATGAATATTCTGGCCGAAATACCAGCTGCATGGTTCCCCTACTGGAGCATGTACCCGATGGTGTTTTACAGCAGTGGCCAGCGTTATCTGGCATACCACCATGTGCAGACCGGGGCCGGTGGTAACCAAAATGTATTTTATGTGCTCGACCTGAGTGGTCCTGATCTTGTAACTGCATTTAACAACCTCGCAGCTGGAGTGTTTGCCGACAAGGTGGTGCATTCGGTTAACCTGGGCAACGTGGCCAACGGAAATGCCAGCGTAGGCCTGGACAATGTGCCTGATGCACAGGGTAATCCTGTATTCATGGCTTACAGTGCAGGCAACGGTTTTATTGTACAGAAGTTCACCAACGTTGAGCCTGTTGTCATTCCTTTTGGACAAAGCAGAACCGTAAAAGTGAATTTTAACCCATCTGCCACCGGACTTGCCGAGGCTGTTTTGAATATACCTTATAATAACGCCAAAGGCCTGTTGGAGTTGCCTGTTCAGGGCACCGGATACGATCCGATGAGTGCTTTCTCTCAGAACTTCGACGAAGTGAATCCTATTCCTGCCGGTTGGATGCCCGATGGATGGAGTGGCCTGGTGCAGTCCACAGCTGCTACGGCTGTGGTGGATGTGCGAAATGTAGGTTCACCCATATCGCCCCCGAACCACGTTCGTTTGTTTTATGCCACCGATTTGAACGCTAACGTGCTGCTCATTTCCCCGGTGGTCACCAACCTGGCCCAGTCGTGGGTAAGATTTGCCGCCAAGATGTCTGTGAGCACACATACAGGAAATGTGCAGGTGGGTTATACGACCAGCAGAACGAATCCGGCCGATTTCGTACCCGTTCAGACTGTTGGTGTTACCGGAACCTACGCTAACTACAATGTGTCGTTTGTTGGTGGAAGTTTCCCTGACAATGCCTACATCGCATTCCGTTTTGTTCCGGAGGTTGCCAGCCGCACCCTCTACCTTGATGACATTATTTATGAAGAGGTACCCACGCAGCCGGTTCTGGGCGCTGATAAAGACCAGGTGAACTTTGGAAACAATGTATTTATTTACGAAACAGCCAACAATACGCTGACCATCTCCAATACCGGTGCAGGCACCCTCACCATCAACCAGGGAGGAGTGAGCATTACCGGAGCTGATGCAGCTGCATTCAACATCGTTTATCCAGATGGTATGACCTGGCCAATCGCCCTAACAACCGGTCAGACTTTTGTGTTCAATCTTCAGTTTACACCTGCTGAAGCAAGACCTTATGCCGCAAACCTTGTGATCCAGGCAAACACGGCTCAGGGCACGCATACCATTCCTTTGCTTGGAACCGGATATGATGCCACGGTGCAGCCGGGATTCCTTTATGATTTTGTGGGCCAGTGGCCACCTCAGGACTGGCGCAAGTTTGAAGGTTTGTTTGGTACACAGCCCATCGTACCAAGCACAGCAAACATTTGGGTACACAAGAAGTTTGGCAACAATGCCAGCCTGCCGGCCAACAACAGTGCCAATATTAACCTTTACAGCACGTCGCGTCGCCACTGGCTGATGTCGCCCCCCATCAACCTGGGCGATGGCAGGACAACTTACCAGCTCGAGTTCGATCTGGCGCTGACAGAATGGAACCAGACCACCCCTGCAACGCTCGGGCCAAGCCACAAGTTTGCGGTGGTCATTTCTACCGATGGCGGTCTCACCTGGTCGACTGACAACGTGCTGCAGTGGTGGGATCAGTCCACCCCAATCAGCAATACCGGCGATCACATTGTGATCAGCCTGAGTGGTTACAGTGGCCGCGTCATGCTTGGATTCTACGGTGAAGCCACGGTATCAGGAGGTGATGTGGATCTGTTCTTCACCAATGTAACCGTTGTGCCTTCGGCTGTGAATCCATTTGCACCGCCGCAGAATTTAACTGCTACAACCGCTCCCAACAGCGTAACGCTCAACTGGGACGCTCCTGCAGTGAACACAAATGCGCTTAATCCGGAAACTTATTTGCCTGCTATCAACGGCAATGCAGCTCCGGTTGTTGTTGGTTCGGGCTATGATGCAGCTGTAAGCGTAGCAGCCGGAGCATCGGCAGAGCTGATGCAGACCGGTGGTGCTGCCAACCTGCTGCCTGGCGGATACAAAGCCAACAGCACCCGTACCGGCCGCACCCTGCTCCATGACAACGGACCATTCATCAACAGCCCCGGCACAGGTCCTGGCGGTTCGGATGAAAGCATCCTGCAGAACAGCACCCTGGGTATGAACACCCTTGGCGCCGGCATCCAGTATGCTTCGGGCAACCGCATGGCCGACGACGTGGTAGTTCCTGAAACCTGGAACGTGGAAAGCATCACTGTGTATGCATACCAGACCGGTTCGACCACAACCAGCACCATGACAGGCGGTTACATCCAGGTATGGGATGGCGATCCTACCCAGGGTGGCCAGATCATCTGGGGCGACATGACTACCAACAGGATGACAGCTACCGGTTGGACCAACACCTACCGCAGGAGTGAAACCACTCCCGGCACCACCCGTCCGATCATGTATCTTGTACTGGAAACTCCTGGTCTGACGCTTGAGCCCGGCACCTACTGGATTGATTACAGTCTGGCAGGCAGCCTGGCCAGCGGCCCCTGGGCACCTCCGATCACCATCAACGGACAAGCCGTGACAGGCAATGCCAAGCAGTTCCTTGGCAGCAGCCAGACCTGGCAGGACTTCCTCGACACGGGCACCGGCACACCCGCACAGGGATTGCCCTTCCTGATCGAAGGCACTGCCGGTGGCGGTGGCGGCAGCAACCTCGCTGGTTACAACATTTACCGCGATGGTACATTGATTGGCAACGTAGCTGCCAATACCACTACCTACACAGATGCGCCTGTGGCTGCCGGTACATATACTTATGGAGTAACAGCAGTGTATGGCGAACCCAATCCGGGTGAAAGCGAGCCGGTTACAACAACTGTAACGGTGAGTGGTCCAAGTGGCGCAATCATTGCAGTAAGTCCGGAAAGCATCAGCAATACCTTGGAACCAAACCAGACTGGCACGCAAATGCTGACCATCAGCAATACAGGTGGAGAGCTCCTCGAATTTACCATCACTGTGACTACCAATACCCGTGGTACCACGGCAGTTGAAACCCCGCGTGAAGGTTACAGTTTGCCAATGGGCAGCGACCGCATGAATCCGACAGACGCAGCCATACCAGCCGAGCCTGTGATTAAACCGCTCGAAACCCTTGTATATCGCAGCCTGACACAAGGCTTTGAAGACATCACCCTGCTTCCGGGTCTTGGTTGGGCGCTCACCAACAACAGCTCGCCCCTTGGCACCACCAGCTGGTTCCAGGGCAATGCCACGGTATTTCCTGCACAAGCCGGACCTGAGACCTCTTACATCGGGGCCAACTACAACAACACCGGAAGCATCGGCACCATCAGCAACTGGTTGATAACTCCTGTGCTCGAACTTGAAAACGGTGCAACCGTCACCTTCTGGACGCGCACACCTGCCAACAGCACCTGGGCCGACAGGCTCGAGCTGCGCATGAGCACGGCCGGCAGCAGTACGAATGTGGGAAGCACAGCCACTTCGGTAGGTGATTTCACCACCGTGCTGCTTACAGTCAATCCCGACCTGGTACCCACAGGATATCCTCAGGTTTGGACGGAATACACAGCCACCATCAGTGGCCTCAGTGCCCCGGTAAGTGGTCGTCTGGCCTTCCGTTACTATGTTACCGACGCAGGCGCCAATGGAACCAATTCCAACTACATCGGCATTGACTCCTTTGTGTACAGCGGCCAGGGTGGCGGCGGAGGTGGTGGAGATACCTGGCTCACAGCCACACCGCTCACAGGTACCGTACCTGCAGGTGGAAACACCATGGTGGAAGTTGGCTTCAACTCGGCCAACCTGGCTTTGGGTACGTACACAGGTAACCTTAACATTGCCAGCAATGCCACCAACCAACCCAGCCTGGATGTGCCTGTAACGCTCAATGTAGCAGGCCCATCGTACGCATTGCCATTTGAAGAAGACTGGGCAAGCGGCAGCTTTGCCACCAACGGCTGGAGCTTTGATCCTACCCAGGGCAACTGGCGCATAATTACCAGCGCTGGTAACCCGGCACCCTCAGCTGAGTTCTACTGGAGCCCCAGCACACAGAACTACAGCCATGCACTGGTTAGCCGCGACCTGGATGCGACAGCAAATAGTACCGTTATCTTTGATTTCGATATCTTCTTAGACAACTACAACACCTCAACTTTGGAAGAGATGAAGGTGTATGTCTGGGATGGCGCCTCCTGGGTTTTGATCGATACCTTCAGCAATCAGGGCGACGACTTCCCGTGGACAAGCAAGTCATACAACATCACGGCCCATGCTGCCGGAAAGATTACGAGGGTAAAATTTGAGGCCACAGGCGCCAACTCGTTCAACCTCAACTGGTGGCGGATTGACAATATCAAGGTTTATCAGCCTGCAACAGTTGACCTGGCTGCCCTGGCCGTAGTGGGTAATGTTACGCCAACCGTCGGAACAGCTTCGACCTATACTGTTCAGGTTAAAAATAATGGCGGAGCCACCCAAAGCAACTACACTGTAAAACTCCGGGTTAATGGTACGGAAGTTGCCAGTGTAGCCGGACCGGCTGTTGAGCCTGCACAAATTGTAGATGTGCCCCTAACCTGGACACCTGCCACAGAAGGTGCATTTGCCCTCACAGGTGAAGTGATCGTGGCCGGTGATGAAAACCCCGCCAACAACATCACACCTCCGCTTAACGTGCTGGTACAACCCTCGGGTATTGTCGCCATCACCATTGGCGGCCAGACCACCCTGCCCACCTACCGCATTCCCTTCGACTTCTACTGGAAGAACTCCCTGGCACAGACCCTGTTCTATCCCGATGAGATGGACAATACTGCTGGGGCAATCACTGGCATCAACCTGTTTAACAACTTCGCCACCAACCTGCCTGGAAAGGAAGTAAAGATCTGGATGGGCACCACCACCCAGCCCGACCTCTCCGACGGTTGGGTTGATCCTTCCACCTTGACCCTGGTCTTCGACGGTACGGTTGATTTCCCCATTGGCGCCAACACCATCTTTATTCCTTTCAACCAGCCTTACATCTACACCGGTGGTAACCTGGTGCTCTACACCTATAGGGTATGGGAAGACCAGTATTTCAACAGCAACGACAAGTTCTATGTGACTGAGACCCCCAACAAGCCCAACCGCACACGCCATGTGCAGGCCGATGCCACGGTGTACGATCCCACCAATCCGCCTGCTCCGGCAGCCACACAGCTCAAGAACGGACATCCCGACATCACCCTGTTCTTCAACACCAGCGGCCTTGGCGCACTGCAGGGCGTGGTCAGCAATCCGCAGGGTGCACCTGTCGAAGGTGTGAAAGTGCAGATTGTGGGCACCAGCAGCATCACCTACACCAACGCACAGGGACAGTATAACTTCCCCTATGTGATTGCAGGACAGATCAATGTTGAGTTCAGCAAGCTGGGCTACATCACCCAGACCCAGCCGGCCACCATCACTGCCGACCAGACCACCACACTCAATGTGACCCTGCAGCCCATGCCGCAGGTTACGGTGAGCGGATTTGTGGCTGGCAACGATGCCCCCACCGTAGGGCTTGCAGGCGCAGCCGTGGTGCTCGAAGGGTATCAGAACTACAATGCCACTACCGGTGCCAATGGCCAGTTCAGCATAGCCGGAGTGTATGCCAACCAGACCTACACCATCAAGGTGACCAAGGACGGATATCAACCCTACCAGAGCACCGTTCAGGTAGGCGGCACCAACCTGACCCTGCCCAACATCATCCTTACCGAGATCATCCTCTCGCCCAAGAACCTCACAGCTACCATCAGCCCCACCAACCCCAACCTGGTGCAGCTGCAGTGGAACATGATCCAGGAAGTGGAATTCCGTTATGACGACGGTGTTTCCACCGGACAGCTGGGCTTCCAGAGCGGCACCACCAATGGGGTGATTGGCGCCAAGCATCCGCAATCGGCCACCCTGAGCGAGCTGAGCTGGTACCTGACCAGCGAAGGCGGCCCCCATGCCAGCATCGTGATCCGTGTGTTCGGACTGGACGCACAAGGTATGCCCAACAGCGCTAATGTGCTCTACGAAGCCACGGTGACCAATGTGGACAACCAGTGGAACACGCACACCCTGCCGCAACCCATTGTGGCTCAGGGCGGATTCTTCATCGGAGTGGCCTACAACGGCTTTGTAGGGATAGCCACCGACGATGGTGTGGGCGAACCCTGGGTATTCCAGGATGGTACACACTACTACAACAGCAACTACACCTCCGGCACATGGAGCACCTTCGAAAGCCTGGGTGCCGACTTCCGCAAGAACTGTCTGATCAGGGCCAAGGGCGCTCCCGGTGCAGTGAACTCCTATGCCATCACCCCGCCCATCATCAATGGCGAGCCCATGAGCTACATCCCCGGCAAGAAGGTGGAAACCGGCGAGCCTGCATGGAGCAACAACGAAAGCAAGGCCCTGCAGTACTTCAAGGTGTACAAGAATGGTCAGTTGCTGGCCAGCAACATCACCCAGATGGAATACAGCTACATGGAAATGCAGCTGGGACAGCACTGCTATCATGTGACGGCAGTGTATGGCTCGGGCGAGTCGGGACCTTCGAACGAGGCCTGTGTGAACATCCTGGTAGGTGTTGACGAGCAGTTGGAAGCTGCTACCAGCCTGTATCCCAACCCGGCCAGCGAAGCCTTCAGCATCCGCAGCCTGCCCATGCAGCGTGTCACCATAACCAATGCCGTAGGCGTGGTGGTGAGCGATGCCATGCTCAGCGGCGAAACCATGCTCAAGGTGCACACCGAAAGCTGGAAAGCCGGCGTTTATCTCATTCAGATCCACACCGACAAAGGCACCATAACCAAAAGACTGGTTGTAGTGAGGTAG
- a CDS encoding lysine 2,3-aminomutase: MEKKYKVFTLRNFREIPQIKKLPASLLNEIETVAHVFPFKTNNYVINHLIDWDNIPEDPMFVLNFPQRDMLLPHDFATIYSLLKQGGDEKLIKDAVNQIRLRLNPHPAGQLDLNVPIKNGRRLEGIQHKYRETVLFFPSQGQTCHAYCTFCFRWPQFTGMDEMRFASREASMLTGYLRSKPGVTNVLFTGGDPLTMKSSLLAKYIEPLLSPEFDHIHTIRLGTKALSYWPYRFTTDADSDELMRLFQKVFQAGKHLTIMAHFNHPVELDTVETKNAIERLRNVNVEIRTQSPLLRHINDNEDIWAEMWRKQVSLGCIPYYMFLARDTGAHHYFSVKLEEAYEIYRKAYIQVSGVARTVRGPVMSASPGKVQVLGLTEIHGEKLFVLQFLQGRNPDWVRKPFFASYNFHATWIDELKPAFGEQNFFWQKEYEQLYNQHKYSLTHKEDF; the protein is encoded by the coding sequence ATGGAAAAAAAATACAAGGTTTTTACATTAAGAAATTTCAGAGAAATACCACAAATAAAAAAGCTCCCCGCCAGTCTTTTAAACGAAATCGAAACTGTTGCTCATGTATTCCCCTTTAAGACAAATAATTACGTAATCAATCATTTGATTGACTGGGACAATATTCCAGAAGATCCCATGTTTGTTCTCAATTTTCCGCAACGCGACATGCTTTTACCTCACGATTTTGCGACAATTTACTCATTATTAAAGCAAGGAGGTGATGAAAAGCTGATCAAGGATGCTGTCAATCAAATCAGATTGAGATTGAATCCACATCCTGCCGGACAGCTTGACCTGAACGTTCCAATAAAAAACGGCAGACGGCTCGAGGGGATTCAGCACAAATATCGCGAAACAGTTCTTTTTTTCCCCAGCCAGGGGCAAACATGTCATGCCTATTGCACATTTTGTTTCCGATGGCCACAATTTACCGGTATGGACGAGATGCGATTTGCTTCCAGGGAAGCTTCCATGCTCACAGGTTATCTGCGCAGTAAACCCGGAGTAACCAATGTATTGTTTACCGGTGGTGATCCCTTAACTATGAAATCAAGCCTATTGGCAAAGTATATCGAGCCTCTTCTTTCGCCTGAATTCGATCATATTCACACCATTCGATTGGGAACGAAAGCCCTTTCCTATTGGCCCTACCGATTCACCACGGATGCGGATAGCGACGAGCTGATGAGGCTTTTTCAGAAAGTATTTCAGGCAGGAAAACACCTCACCATTATGGCCCATTTCAACCATCCTGTTGAACTGGATACAGTTGAGACAAAGAATGCTATTGAGCGGCTCCGCAACGTCAATGTTGAGATCAGGACGCAGTCGCCACTATTGCGACACATCAATGATAATGAAGATATATGGGCAGAAATGTGGCGAAAACAGGTTAGTTTGGGATGTATCCCTTATTACATGTTTTTGGCCCGCGATACCGGCGCTCATCACTATTTCAGCGTAAAATTGGAGGAAGCCTATGAGATTTACCGCAAGGCATACATCCAGGTAAGTGGCGTTGCACGAACTGTTCGTGGCCCCGTGATGTCGGCCTCTCCTGGTAAGGTGCAGGTTCTTGGGTTGACCGAAATTCATGGCGAAAAGTTGTTCGTGCTGCAATTTTTGCAAGGTCGTAATCCGGATTGGGTGCGTAAACCGTTTTTCGCAAGCTATAACTTCCATGCCACGTGGATTGATGAACTCAAGCCGGCATTTGGTGAGCAAAACTTTTTCTGGCAGAAAGAGTACGAGCAACTCTACAACCAGCATAAATACTCACTTACACATAAAGAAGATTTCTAA